The region TTCCTCTGCTCGATCAACGAGTACACGCCGGTCGCGCGCCGGTGAACCGTCACCGACCGACCAAGATCTCACCAACGTATGCGGCGACGGCTCGGACCGCCGCCATGGTGCCCGGGTAGTCCATCCGGGTAGGTCCGACCACGCCCAGGCCGCCCAGCACCATCCCATCCGAACCGTATCCGGTGGAAATCACCGAGGTCGTCTGCATCTCCTTGGCCTCGTTCTCCATCCCGATGCTGACCCGCACGGTGCCCGAGTCGCGGGCCGCGGCAAGCAGCTTGAGCACCACGACCTGCTCTTCGAGCGCCTCCAAGACCTGGCGCAGCGAGTTGGGGAAGTCCGCGACGTTGCGGGTCAGGTTGGGGGTGCCGCCGAGCACCATCCGCTCCTCCGGATGCTCCACCAAAGACTCGATGAGCACACTGCACACCCGGACCAGCGCGTCGCGCAGCTCGGACGGCGCCTGCTCGGGGAGCTCGGCCACCGCGGCTGAGGCGTCGGCGAGCCGCTTCTCGGTCATCGACGCGTTGAGCACGTTGCGCAGCCGGGCGACGTCCTCGTCGGTGATCACGTCGCCGAGGTCGACCATCCGCTGGTCGACGCGACCGGTGTTGGTGATCAGCACCAACATCAGCCGGGCCGGGGTGATGGTGACCACCTCGACGTGCCGGACGGTCGACCGGGTCAGCGTGGGGTACTGAACCACGGCCACCTGCTGGGTCAGCTGGGCCAGCAGCCGCACGCTGCGGCGCATCACGTCGTCGAGGTCCATCGCCCCTTCAAGGAACTTGTGGATCGCGCGACGCTCGGCCTCGGTCAGCGGCTTGACCTCGTGCAACCGGTCCACGAACAACCGGTAGCCCTTGTCGGTGGGCACCCGCCCGGCGCTGGTGTGCGGCTGGACGATGAACCCGTCCTCCTCCAGCGCCGCCATGTCGTTGCGGACCGTGGCGCTGGACACCCCGAGGTTGTGGCGGTCGACGAGCGATTTCGACCCCACCGGCTCCTTGGTCGACACGTAGTCGGCCACGATAGCCCGCAGGACCTCGAAGCGGCGTTCATCCGCACTCACCCGCCCCACCTCCTTCGCGCCCCAGCAGCACTTGCGGTACCACCATCGAGCTTACGGTGTTCATACGCCGGAGCCGAGAGCCGCACGTGGGGCAGGCACCGGATTGCGCCGTTCGCCGGGAGGTGGCAGCTGCCGTGATCTTCAAGGATGTCCGGGAGGGACAACCGTATCCCGACCACCGGCTGTCGCTGCGGGACTGGGCCAAGATCCCGCCGCGCCCGGTGCGGATGGAAGAGTTGGTCACCACCACCAAGGTGCTGCACCTCGACCGGCTGCTGAGCCCGGACTCGACGTTCTTCGGCGACCTGTTCCCGCACGTGGTCCGCTGGCGCGGCGAGCTCTACCTGGAAGACGGCCTGCACCGGGCCCTGCGCTCCGCTCTGCACCAGCGCACGGTGCTGCACGCGCGAGTCCTCGACCTGGACGCCTCCCGTGGCGGTTTCAAGGAATATCAGCGCCTCTGAAGCGCCATCCAATTCGTTGACCCGCTTCAGCCGATCAGCCGTTGGATGGCTCCGTCCGCCAGGAGGCGTCCTCGATTCGTTAGGACACAGCGGCCCGCCGCCAGGGCGTCGCGCCGGAGCAGACCGTCTGCCACCAGCTGCTTCGCCGCCAGGCGGGCCGGCTCGTCGAGTATCTCCACGGGAAAGCCCGTGGCCAGGCGGAGTTCGAGCATGATCCGCTCGATGCGCTGGTCCTCGGCGCTGAGAAGTTCCCGCCCCACAGCAGGCGAGTTGCCCTCGGCCAGCATGGCCGCGTAGCGGGCCGGGTGCTTGACGTTCCACCAGCGGACACCGCCGACGTGGCTGTGCGCGCCCGGCCCGGCGCCCCACCAGTCGCCGCCCTGCCAGTAGCCGAGATTGTGACGGCAGCGGGCTTCGTCGTCGCGAGCCCAGTTGGACACCTCGTACCAGCCCAGACCCGCCTCGCCGAGCACTCCGTCGATCAGTTCGTAGCGATCGGCGAGCACGTCGTCGTCGGGCATCGGCAGCTCGCCCCGGCGGACCTTGCGCGCCATCGCGGTGCCGTCCTCGACGATCAGCGCATACGCCGAGACGTGATCGACCCCGGTGGACAGCACCGCGTCCAGCGAGGCCCGCAGGTCCTCGTCGGTCTCCCCCGGTGTGCCGTAGATCAGATCCAGG is a window of Saccharopolyspora phatthalungensis DNA encoding:
- the hrcA gene encoding heat-inducible transcriptional repressor HrcA codes for the protein MSADERRFEVLRAIVADYVSTKEPVGSKSLVDRHNLGVSSATVRNDMAALEEDGFIVQPHTSAGRVPTDKGYRLFVDRLHEVKPLTEAERRAIHKFLEGAMDLDDVMRRSVRLLAQLTQQVAVVQYPTLTRSTVRHVEVVTITPARLMLVLITNTGRVDQRMVDLGDVITDEDVARLRNVLNASMTEKRLADASAAVAELPEQAPSELRDALVRVCSVLIESLVEHPEERMVLGGTPNLTRNVADFPNSLRQVLEALEEQVVVLKLLAAARDSGTVRVSIGMENEAKEMQTTSVISTGYGSDGMVLGGLGVVGPTRMDYPGTMAAVRAVAAYVGEILVGR
- a CDS encoding type II toxin-antitoxin system VapB family antitoxin, whose translation is MIFKDVREGQPYPDHRLSLRDWAKIPPRPVRMEELVTTTKVLHLDRLLSPDSTFFGDLFPHVVRWRGELYLEDGLHRALRSALHQRTVLHARVLDLDASRGGFKEYQRL
- the hemW gene encoding radical SAM family heme chaperone HemW — its product is MPALLPAGEPAPADGTLPAEALTGLGSRPFGVYVHVPFCATRCGYCDFNTYTADELGSAASFGSWLDGLRAELDLGARVLAAGERPVPAAETVFVGGGTPSLLGARRLGEVLAAIRESFGLGDAAEITTESNPESTSPEFFAGIREAGFNRVSLGMQSAAEHVLRVLERRHTPGRAVAAVGEARTAGFEHVNLDLIYGTPGETDEDLRASLDAVLSTGVDHVSAYALIVEDGTAMARKVRRGELPMPDDDVLADRYELIDGVLGEAGLGWYEVSNWARDDEARCRHNLGYWQGGDWWGAGPGAHSHVGGVRWWNVKHPARYAAMLAEGNSPAVGRELLSAEDQRIERIMLELRLATGFPVEILDEPARLAAKQLVADGLLRRDALAAGRCVLTNRGRLLADGAIQRLIG